In Salvelinus fontinalis isolate EN_2023a unplaced genomic scaffold, ASM2944872v1 scaffold_0001, whole genome shotgun sequence, the sequence AAGGATCAAATCAAAAACCCATAAAAATATATTAATCTTTGTCCTTTCTCACCTgttgaatataaatatataaatgtaATGAAGAATAAGCATCAACCCTCAGTAACAGAGTGACTTAAATACATTGCAGATACAAAACGTAACTATGACAACATCTCTATGTTTGGCTTGATACATAAAAGTTACAGAGCAGAGACAGCAGGAGGTTACAGAGCACGGTGGAGAGATTGACCAGAGACAGCAGGAGGTTACAGAGCAGAGACAGCAGGAGGTTACAGAGCAGAGACAGCAGGAGGTTACAGACCAGAGACAGCAGGAGGTTACAGACCAGAGACAGCAGGAGGTTACAGAGCAGAGACAGCAGGAGGTTACAGAGCAGAGACAGCAGGAGGTTACAGACCAGAGACAGCAGGAGGTTACAGAGCAGAGACAGCAGGAGGTTACAGAGCAGAGACAGCAGGAGGTTACAGACCAGAGACAGCAGGAGGTTACAGACCAGAGACAGCAGGAGGTTACAGAGCACGGTGGAGAGATTGACCAGAGACAGCAGGAGGTTACAGAGCAGAGACAGCAGGAGGATACAGAGCAGAGACAGCAGGAGGTTACAGAGCAGAGACAGCAGGAGGTTACAGAGCACGGTGGAGAGATTGACCAGAGACAGCAGGAGGTTACAGACCAGAGACAGCAGGAGGTTACAGAGCAGAGACAGCAGGAGGTTACAGAGCAGAGACAGCAGGAGGTTACAGAGCAGAGACAGCAGGAGGTTACAGAGCAGAGACAGCAGGAGGTTACAGAGCACGGTGGAGAGATTGACCAGAGACAGCAGGAGGATACAGACCAGAGACAGCAGGAGGTTACAGAGCAGAGACAGCAGGAGGTTACAGACCAGAGACAGCAGGAGGATACAGACCAGAGACAGCAGGAGGTTACAGAGCAGAGACAGCAGGAGGTTACAGAGCACGGTGGAGAGATTGACCAGAGACAGCAGGAGGATACAGACCAGAGACAGCAGGAGGTTACAGAGCAGAGACAGCAGGAGGTTACAGAGCAGAGACAGCAGGAGGTTACAGAGCAGAGACAGCAGGAGGTTACAGAGCAGAGACAGCAGGAGGTTACAGAGCAGAGACAGCAGGAGGTTACAGAGCAGAGACAGCAGGAGGTTACAGAGCACGGTGGAGAgattgaccagagagagagagtcgtaacaatgagaaagggaggaagagagagagggtcgtaacaatgagaaagagagaaagagagagagggtcgtaacaatgagaaagagagagagggtcgtaacaatgagaaagggagaaagagagagagggtcgtaacaatgagaaaggaagaaagagagagagggtcgtaacaatgagaaagagagagagggtcgtaacaatgagaaagagagagagggtcgtaacattgagaaagggaggaagagagagagggtcgtaacattgagaaagagagagagggtcgtaacattgagaaagagagagagggtcgtaacaatgagaaagagagagagggtcgtaacaatgagaaagagagagagggtcgtaacaatgagaaagagagaaagagagagagggtcgtaacaatgagaaagagagagagggtcgtaacaatgagaaagagagagagggtcgtaacaatgagaaagagagaaagagagagagggtcgtaacaatgagaaagagagagagggtcgtaacaatgagaaagagagaaagagagagagggtcgtaacaatgagaaagagagaaagagagagagggtcgtaacgatgagaaagagagaaagagagagagggtcgtaacaatgagaaagagagagagggtcgtaacattgagaaagggagaaagagagagagggtcgtaacaatgagaaagggagaaagagagagagggtcgtaacaatgagaaagggagaaagagagagagggtcgtaacaatgagaaagagagagagggtcgtaacaatgagaaagagagagagggtcgtaacaatgagaaagagagaaagagagagagggtcgtaacaatgagaaagagagaaagagagagagggtcgtaacaatgagaaagagagaaagagagagagggtcgtaacaatgagaaagagagagagggtcgtaacattgagaaagggagaaagagagagagggtcgtaacaatgagaaagggagaaagagagagagggtcgtaacaatgagaaagggagaaagagagagagggtcgtaacaatgagaaagggagaaagagagagagggtcgtaacaatgaggaagggagaaagagagagagggtcgtaacaatgagaaagggagaaagagagagagggtcgtaacaatgaggaagggagaaagagagagagggtcgtaacaatgagaaagggtcgtaacaatgagaaagggtcgtaacaatgagaaagggagaaagagagagagggtcgtaacaatgagaaagggtcgtaacaatgagaaagggtcgtaacaatgagaaagggtcgtaacaatgagaaagggagaaagagagagagggtcgtaacaatgagaaagggagaaagagagagagggtcgtaacaatgagaaagggagaaagagagagagggtcgtaacaatgagaaagggagaaagagagagagggtcgtaacaatgaggaagggagaaagagagagagggtcgtaacaatgagaaagggagaaagagagagagggtcgtaacaatgaggaagggagaaagagagagagggtcgtaacaatgagaaagggtcgtaacaatgagaaagggtcgtaacaatgagaaagggagaaagagagagagggtcgtaacaatgagaaagggtcgtaacaatgagaaagggtcgtaacaatgagaaagggtcgtaacaatgagaaagggagaaagagagagagggtcgtaacaatgagaaagggagaaagagagagagggtcgtaacaatgaggaagggagaaagagagagagggtcgtaacaatgagaaagggtcgtaacaatgagaaagggagaaagagagagagggtcgtaacattgagaaagggagaaagagagagagggtcgtaaCAATGAGAGAGGGTCGTAACaatgagaaagggagaaagagagagagggtcgtaacaatgaggaagggagaaagagagagagggtcgtaacaatgagaaagggtcgtaacaatgagaaagagagagagggtcgtaacaatgagaaagggagaaagagagagagggtcgtaacaatgagaaagagagagagggtcgtaacaatgagaaagagagagagggtcgtaacaatgagaaagagagagagggtcgtaacattgagaaagggaggaagagagagagggtcgtaacaatgagaaagggaggaagagagagagtcgtaacaatgagaaagagagagagggtcgtaacattgagaaagagagagagggtcgtaacaatgagaaagagagagagggtcgtaacattgagaaagagagagagggtcgtaacattgagaaagagagagagggtcgtaacaatgagaaagagagagagggtcgtaacattgagaaagagagagagggtcgtaacattgagaaagagagagagggtcgtaacaatgagaaagagagagagggtcgtaacattgagaaagagagagagggtcgtaacaatgagaaagagagagagggtcgtaacattgagaaagggagaaagagagagagggtcgtaacaatgagaaagggaggaagagagagagggtcgtaacattgagaaagggagaaagagagagagggtcgtaaCAATGAGAAAGGGAGTTAGAGGGTTGTAACAAAGTAACAGGGAGAATGGTCTCAGAAAGGTACTTATCTTCTCCTGCACCTGGGCTAGCTCTCTAAGTCTCTCCAGTTGCAACACACATTATCAACAGTAAAGGCTGATCAGCTGTGGTTCTGAACATTCGTCATCGGTCTGGAGCTGTGCAGAGCAGACAGACCAGAGCTAGCAAGCCGCCCAGGTAGTCTTACTCTGTCTCTGGCATGGCTGCCATCTCCACTCTGACGGGTTTCTCCTGGTCGAGCCTGTGGAGAGAGAATAATCGTCAGAGCTCTGGGACTGTAACCAAACCCCTAACCGACCTCCACTACATTAAGTAGAACACCGTGGGGACTGGAACCAAACCCCTAACCGACCTCCACTATATTAAGTAGAACACCGTGGGGACTGGAACCAAACCCCTAACCGACCTCCACTATATTAAGTAGAACACCATGAGGACTGGAACCAAACCCCTAACCGACCTCCACTATATTAAGTAGAACACCGTGGGGACTGGAACCAAACCCCTAACTGACCTCCACTATACTAAGAAGTAGAACACCATGAGGACTGGAACCAAACCCCTAACCGACCTCCACTATACTAAGTAGTAGAACACCGTGGGGACTGGAACCAAACCCCTAACTGACCTCCACTATACCAAGTAGTAGAACACCATGAGGACTGGAACCAAACCCCTAACCGACCTCCACTATATTAAGTAGAACACCGTGGGGACTGGAACCAAACCCCTAACTGACCTCCACTATACTAAGTAGTAGAACACCGTGGGGACTGGAACCAAACCCCTAAACGACCTCCACTATACTAAGTAGTAGAACACCGTGGGGACTGGAACCAAACCCCTAACTGACCTCCACTATACTAAGTAGTAGAACACCATGAGGACTGGAACCAAACCCCTAACTGACCTCCACTATACTAAGTAGTAGAACACCATGAGGACTGGAACCAAACCCCTAACTGACCTCCACTATACTAAGTAGTAGAACACCATGAGGACTGGAACCAAACCCCTAACAGACCTCCACTATACTAAGTAGTAGAACACCATGAGGACTGGAACCAAACCCCTAACAGACCTCCACTATACTAAGTAGTAGAACACCATGAGGACTGGAACCAAACCCCTAACTGACCTCCACTATACTAAGAAGTAGAACACCATGAGGACTGGAACCAAACCCCTAACAGACCTCCACTATACTAAGTAGTAGAACACCATGAGGACTGGAACCAAACCCCTAACAGACCTCCACTATACTAAGTAGTAGAACACCATGAGGACTGGAACCAAACCCCTAACAGACCTCCACTATACTAAGTAGTAGAACACCATGAGGACTAGAACCAAACCCCTAACTGACCTCCACTATACTAAGTAGTAGAACACCATGAGGACTGGAACCAAACCCCTAACTGACCTCCACTATAATAAGTAGTAGAACACCATGAGGACTGGAACCAAACCCCTAACTGACCTCCACTATACTAAGTAGTAGAACACCATGAGGACTGGAACCAAACCCCTAACCGACCTCCACTATATTAAGTAGAACACCGTGGGGACTGGAACCAAACCCCTAACAGACCTCCACTATACTAAGTAGTAGAACACCATGAGGACTGGAACCAAACCCCTAACTGACCTCCACTATACTAAGTAGTAGAACACCATGAGGACTGGAACCAAACCCCTAACTGACCTCCACTATACTAAGTAGTAGAACACCGTGGGGACTGGAACCAAACCCCTAACAGACCTCCACTATACTAAGTAGTAGAACACCATGAGGACTGGAACCAAACCCCTAACTGACCTCCACTATACTAAGTAGTAGAGCACCATGAGGACTGGAACCAAACCCCTAACTGACCTCCACTATACTAAGTAGTAGAACACCATGAGGACTGGAACCAAACCCCTAACTGACCTCCACTATACTAAGAAGTAGAACACCATGAGGACTGGAACCAAACCCCTAACTGACCTCCACTATACTAAGAAGTAGAACACCATGAGGACTGGAACCAAACCCCTAACTGACCTCCACTATACTAAGAAGTAGAACACCATGAGGACTGGAACCAAACCCCTAACTGACCTCCACTATACTAAGTAGTAGAACACCATGAGGACTGGAACCAAACCCCTAACTGACCTCCACTATACTAAGTAGTAGAACACCATGAGGACTGGAACCAAACCCCTAACTGACCTCCACTATACTAAGAAGTAGAACACCATGAGGACTGGAACCAAAAACCCTAACAGACCTCCACTATACTAAGTAGTAGAACACCATGAGGACTGGAACCAAACCCCTAACTGACCTCCACTATACTAAGAAGTAGAACACCATGAGGACTGGAACCAAAAACCCTAACAGACCTCCACTATACTAAGTAGTAGAACACCATGAGGACTGGAACCAAACCCCTAACTGACCTCCACTATACTAAGAAGTAGAACACCATGAGGACTGGAACCAAACCCCTAACTGACCCTCCACTATACTAAGAAGTAGAACACCATGAGGACTGGAACCAAACCCCTAACTGACCTCAAggagaacttcaaggagagcggttaaattgttgtgaagaaggcttcagggcacccaagaaagtccagcaaacgccaggaccgtctcctaaagttgattcagctgcgggatcggggcaccaccagtacagagcttgctcaggaatggcagcaggcaggtgtgagtgcatctgcacggacagtgaggcgaagacttttggaggatggcctggtgtcaagaagggcagcaaagaagccacttctctccaggaaaaacatcagggacagactgatattctgcaaaaggtacagggattggactgcagaggactgggttagagtcattttctctgatgaatcccctttccgattgtttggggtatccggaaaaaagcttgtccggagaagacaaggtgagcgctaccatccgtcctgtgtcatgccaacagttaagcatcctgagaccattcatgtgtggggttgcttctcagccaagggagtgggctcactctcaattttccctaagaacacagccatgactaaagaatggtaccaacacattctccgagagcaacttctcccaaccatccaggaacagtttggcgACGAActatgccttttccagcatgatggagcaccttgccatacggCAAAAGTGATAAGTGGCAGAGATATACTACATAGACTTACTCTTTAATGCAGTCTGGTATAGAGATATACTACATAGACTTACTCTTTAATGCAGTCTGGTATAGAGATATATTACATAGACTTACTCTTTAATGCAGTCTGGTATAGAGATATACTACATAGACTTACTCTTTAATGCAGTCTGGTATAGAAATAGACCTACTCTTTAATGCAGTCTGGTATAGAAATAGACCTACTCTTTAATGCAGTCTGGTATAGAAATAGACCTACTCTTTAATGCAGTCTGGTATAGAAATATACCTACTCTTTAATGCAGTCTTGTATAGAAATAGATCTACTCTttaatacagtctggtatagAAATAGACTACATAGACTTACTCTAATGCAGTCTGGTATAGAAATAGACCTACTCTTTAATGCAGTCTGGTATAGAAATAGACCTACTCTTTAATGCAGTCTGGTATAGAAATAGACCTACTCTTTAATGCAGTCAGGTATAGAAATAGACTACATAGACCTACTCTTTAATGCAGTCTGTATAGAGATATATTACATAGACCTACTCTTTAATGCAGTATGGTATAGAAATAGAATACATAGACTTACTCTTTAATGCAGTCTGGTATAGAGATATATTACATAGACCTACTCTTTAATGCAGTCTGGTATAGAAATAGACTACATAGACTTACTCTTTAATGCAGTCTGGTATAGAAATAGACTACATAGACTTACTCTTTAATGCAGTCTGGAATAGAGACGTATTCCATAGGAACCAGTTCAGAAAGGTCTGTCAAGTTGAACACAAACTGGATCTTCTGGCTGAACTTTGAGCTGAAACAAGGAAAGCAGAAGACATTCAGGGTCTTTACTGTCCAACATCTTCATTATGAAAACACAGAGGCTGTACCTTATGAAAGGTTATTACCTATCGTAGGAAGGGTTTGATGagggttataacacatgaccacctaccttataaagggtttggtgagggttataacacatgaccacctcccttataaagggtttggtgagggttatgaagttataacacatgaccacctaccttataaagggtttggtgaCGGTTATGAAgttataacacatgaccacctaccttataaagggtttggtgagggttataacacatgaccacctaccttataaagggtttggtgagggttataacacatgaccacctaccttataaagggtttggtgagggttataacacatgaccacctcccttataaagggtttggtgagggttataacacatgaccacctcccttataaagggtttggtgagggttataacacatgaccacctaccttataaagggtttggtgagggttataacacatgaccacatgactagtcactcaactgagactgctcttctctgtatcacggaggcgctccgcactgctaaagctaactctctttcctctgctctcatccttctagacctatcggctgccttcgatactgtgaaccatcagatcctcctctccaccctctccgagttgggcatctccggcgcggcccacgcttggattgcgtcctacctgacaggtcgctcctaccaggtggcgtggcgagaatctgtctcctcaccacgcgctctcaccactggtgtcccccagggctctgttctaggccctctcctattctcgctatacaccaagtcacttggctctgtcataacctcacatggtctctcctatcattgctatgcagacgacacacaactaatcttctcctttcccccttctgatgaccaggtggcgaatcgcatctctgcatgtctggcagacatatcagtgtggatgacggatcaccacctcaagctgaacctcggcaagacggagctgctcttcctcccggggaaggactgcccgttccatgatctcgccatcacggttgacaactccattgtgtcctcctcccagagcgctaagaaccttggcgtgatcctggacaacaccctgtcgttctcaactaacatcaaggcggtggcccgttcctgtaggttcatgctctacaacatccgcagagtacgaccctgcctcacacaggaagcggcgcaggtcctaatccaggcacttgtcatctcccgtctggattactgcaactcgctgttggctgggctccctgcctgtgccatcaaacccctacaactcatccagaacgccgcagcccgtctggtgttcaaccttcccaagttctctcacgtcaccccgctcctccgctctctccactggcttccagttgaagctcgcatccgctacaagaccatggtgcttgcctacggagctgtgaggggaacggcacctcagtaccttcaggctctgatcaggccctacacccaaacaagggcactgcgttcatccacctctggcctgctcgcct encodes:
- the bnip2 gene encoding BCL2/adenovirus E1B 19 kDa protein-interacting protein 2 isoform X1 encodes the protein MLRPSLSSSLSHCYDPLSLSPFLNVTTLSLFLIVTTLSLFLNVTTLSLFLIVTTLSLFLNVTTLSLFLNVTTLSLFLIVTTLSLFLNVTTLSLFLNVTTLSLFLIVTTLSLFLNVTTLSLFLIVTTLSLPPFLIVTTLSLFLPFSMLRPSLSFSLLRPSLSFSLLRPSLSFSLLRPSLSFSLSHCYDPLSLSHCYDPFSLLRPSLSFSLPHCYDPLSLSPFLIVTTLSHCYDPLSLSPFLNVTTLSLFLPFSLLRPFLIVTTLSLFLPSSLLRPSLSFSLSHCYDPLSLSPFLIVTTLSHCYDPFSLLRPFLIVTTLSLFLPFSLLRPFLIVTTLSHCYDPLSLSPFLIVTTLSLFLPFSLLRPSLSFSLPHCYDPLSLSPFLIVTTLSLFLPFSLLRPSLSFSLSHCYDPLSLSPFLIVTTLSHCYDPFSLLRPFLIVTTLSLFLPFSLLRPFLIVTTLSHCYDPLSLSPFLIVTTLSLFLPFSLLRPSLSFSLPHCYDPLSLSPFLIVTTLSLFLPFSLLRPSLSFSLSHCYDPLSLSPFLNVTTLSLFLIVTTLSLFLSFSLLRPSLSFSLSHCYDPLSLSLFLIVTTLSLFLIVTTLSLFLIVTTLSLFLPFSLLRPSLSFSLSHCYDPLSLSPFLNVTTLSLFLIVTTLSLFLSFSSLRPSLSFSLSHCYDPLSLSLFLIVTTLSLFLIVTTLSLFLSFSLLRPSLSFSLLRPSLSFSLLRPSLSFSLSHCYDPLSLSHCYDPLSLSHCYDPLSLSQCYDPLSLSQCYDPLSLPPFLNVTTLSLFLIVTTLSLFLIVTTLSLFLPFSLLRPSLSFSLSHCYDPLSLSHCYDPLSLSLFLIVTTLSLFLPFSLLRLSLSGQSLHRAL